The DNA sequence CGGGAGGTGGCCGAGGATATTGTTGGGGAGGTCTTCTACCAACTCTGGAAATCGGGCAGCTACGTCACCGTCCGGCACAGCTACCGAACGTATCTCTACGCAGCCGTTCGGCACCGGGCGTTTAACTACCTGCGCGATGAACTAACGGGCAACCGGACGCCGACGTCGCTCGACGACGTTGGCGACGCAGGACAGGACGAAACGCCCCAGACGCTTATCGAATACGACGAAACCTTTCAGCGGGTCGAAAAAGCGATTCACGAACTGCCTCCGCAATGCCAGCGAATTTTCCTGATGAGCCGGTTTGAGAACCGTAAAAATCAGGAAATAGCCGACGAACTCGGGCTCGCGCTCAAGACTGTCGAAGCGCACATGGCGCGGGCACTTCACCAGTTGCGCCGGGTATTCCTGCCGATGGGGCTGCTGTTTTTTCAATTACTTCACTAAGGGTAAGACGCTGCACCTGTGTCCAACAGGCAAACATTTGTTCATGGAAGATATCGTCAACAAAGCGGTGCTGTTCGACTATTTTTCGGGTCGGGTGAGTCCGCTACAGAAAAAATCGGTCGAGGACTGGCTGGCCGAGCTGAGTAACCGGGAATTGTACTACCAGTGGCTGCACGAGTGGGAGATGAACCGGTTGCAGACGACAGTGAACTGGCAGGCCGTCTACGAAAAAACGGCACAGCGCATTACGGAGACGACATCTACCGTAGTCGACCAGACCCCCCCCCCAACCGGCTGGACAATCCGTCGGCCGGGGTCGTGGACGGGCCGAAACGGCCTGCTGGCAGCCTCCGTAGCGCTGGTAGTGCTCACGGGGGGCTGGCTCTTTCGCGATACGCTGCTGTACCGGACTGTGCAGACTGGTTTTGGCGAAACCCGCAGCCTGACCCTGCCCGACGGATCGGCAGTAACGCTCAACGCAAACTCGTCGCTCCGGTATCCGCGCTGGTTCGGTATGTCAATCGACGCGGGCGGTTGGATGCTGGCCGCCGACGCAGCCCGTGAACATCCCCGGCAGGTTGAGTTAAGCGGGGAAGCCGATTTTGCCATCCGGCATACGCCCAGCCACCAGCGGTTTATTGTCGTGACGCCCAAAGGCCTCCACGTAACCGTGCTGGGAACCCAGTTCACCGTTTTCAGCCGCGAACGCGCTACGCGGGTAGCGCTCCGGTCGGGCAGCGTTCAGCTGACGACCCGGCAGCAAACGCTGCCCCCGCTGGTTATGCGGCCCGGCGACCTGGCAACGCTGAACCGGCAGGGGAAGCTGGCGCTGACCCGGACGCAGCATCCCGAATACATGGCCGCCTGGAAAGACCACCGCTTTGACTTCGCGCAAACGTCGCTGCGGGAAATTGCCGATCTGCTGCACGACAACTACGGGCTGGTCGTAACCATCGACAGTCCGCAGTTAGCCAGCCGGACCATTTCGGGCTCGTTCACCGCCCGCAATGCCAATGAGCTCCTGCAACTCATTGCCCAGTTGCTGCAGATCAATTACATCCGGGAGAATGACCGGGTGTCTTTCACCGACTAGTTCCGAACCACAAAACCAATTTCCCTCAATGATGTACTCTGTACGCTTATCTCGTGTTCTGCTGCTCGGTTTATTCCTGACGGGAGGCCGCGTCGGACTGGCCCAGCTTGTGGCGACGACCAAGGTAGTTGGGCGACCCATGTATCAGACGGTCAGCCCCCAAACGATTCAGCTTCGTGAGGTACTCAATCAGCTGAAGAGCCGCTACCAGGTCGATATCCTGTTCGAAGACCGGCTGGTGAGCGATCAGTTCGTGGGCGCCGGGGTGATCGACCCGGCAGCCTCGCTGGAACGTAATCTGGCCAAAATCCTGACCACCCGGGGGCTCCGCTACGCGAAAGTGCGCAGCGATGTATACGTTGTGCTGGCCGACAGCCGACCGCAAAAACCGGCATCCGGACCAGAACTATCCCTGCTGCCCGCGCCGGGTGGTATAGCCGCCAGCCCGACCGAGCTGACCCAGCCGGGCCAGCTTCCCACCCGAACCGTTGCCGTTGCCACGGCCGACCAGACCATTAGCGGCCGGGTCACCGACGGAGCAACGAATGGGGGACTGCCCGGGGTGAGTGTGGTTGTCAAAGGCACCAGCCGGGGTACCACCACCGACAGCGATGGTAACTACCGCGTTACGGTGCCGGATCAGAACGCGGGCGGTGCCCTAACGCTCGTCTTCTCCTTCATTGGCTACGCCACGCAGGAAGTGCCGGTAGGTAACCGCACTACGGTCAACGTAACGCTGGCCAGTGACGACAAAACCCTGAACGAGATTGTTGTTGTTGGGTATGGTACCCAGAACCGGCGGGAGCTGACGGGTTCCGTTGCCTCACTGCAAACCCAAACCATCCGCGACCAGCCCGTTACGAACGTAGTGGAAGGCCTGACGGGCCGCATGCCGGGGGTACTCATCCAGCAGAACACCGGTGCGCCGGGCAATGCACCATCCATTAAGGTGCGGGGACTCGGATCGATCAGCGCCGGAAACGGACCCCTGATTGTGGTTGATGGACAGCCCCTCAACTCGGGCAGCACCACGAACGCGGGTGGCCTGAATCAGCTCAACCCCAATGACATCGAGAAGATTGACGTGCTGAAAGATGCCTCGGCAACCGCCATTTACGGGTCGCGGGGGTCCAACGGCGTGGTTATGGTGACCACCAAGCGGGGCAAGTCGGGTCAGAGCCGGATCAACGTCGACTATTACACGGGCACGCAGGAGATCAGCAAAAAGATGGAGATGCTGACGGCCCAGCAGTTTGCCGAGTTCTCGAAGGAAGCCTTTAATACCGCTTACCTGGAACGCGTGGCGGGGGCACAGATCACGGACCCCAACAGCGCCCGGCCGTCGGGGCAGCGGTATCGGTACCCGCGCGGGGAATTTCCCGGCGTCAACTTCGACGACCCGGCCAGCCTGACGACCTATGATTATCAGGATATGATCTTCCGAAGAGCGCCCATCAGCAACTACCAGGTGTCGGCGTCGGGAGGCACGGAGAAAGTCCAGTATTTCATTTCGGGCAATTACCTCAAGCAGGACGGTATCATCAAAAAATCGGGTATCGACCGGTATACGGTACGCTCCAACGTCGACGCCCAACTGTCCTCGAAGCTAAAAGTAGGCTTGAGTTTCAGTCCCTCGTTCATGGCCGAAAACCGGGTTAACTCCGACGGACACTGGGCCAGTAACGGCGTTATCAACGCGGCTTTGTCGCTGCCGCCGTTCATCCCCATCTATCAGGCGAACGGCACAACGTATAATTCACAGGCCTTTTATGCCGCTCCCTACGACTGGCCGGGCATCACCAACCCCGTCGCCAACATCACCGAAGCGGATAACCGCGTTACGCAGCTCCGCCTGCTGGGCAATGCCTACGCCGAACTGGCGATCTGGAAAAGTCTGCGCTACCGGGGTACCGTGGGTGGTGACCTGAATTACCTGCGGCAGAACCAGTACCAGACGTCGGCCATTGTGCTGAACCAGTTGCTGCCGCCCAACGTCAGCACGGGCTCGGCCTACGCCAACCAGAATATCAACTGGGTTACCAACCACACGCTGAGTTACACGCTCGACCTGGGTACGACCCACCACATGGACGCGCTGGTAGGTCTGGAGTCGCAGCGGAACGACTTTGAAGAAAGTCAGATCAACGCCAATAACTTCCCGAACGACATTGTCCGGACCATTAACGCGGGTACCATTACGGGCGGCACATCGACCCGGAACCAGTGGTCGCTGGCGTCGTATTTTGCCCGCGTCACCTACAGTTTCAAAGACCGGTACCTGTTCAACGCGTCGGTCCGGCGCGACGGCTCCTCCCGCTTTGGCGCAACCAGCCGCTTTGGTACGTTCCCGTCGGCATCGGTGGGCTGGCGCATCATCGAAGAACCGTTTATGAAAACGATTCCTGTTATTTCGGATCTGAAACTACGCGCCAGTTACGGCCTGTCGGGTAACAATGCCTTTACCAGCAACTACCCGGCCATTGGCGTTCTGAGCAAAGACAACTATGTGCTGGGCAACGGTCTGGCAAACGGCCTGGCCACCAGCAGCATCGCCAACCCGCAGCTGGGTTGGGAACGAAGCCGCCAGAGTGATGTCGGCCTCGACCTGGGCCTGTTCAGCAACCGCCTGTTTTTCACCGTCGATTACTACAAACGCATCACGACCGACCTGTTGCTACAGGTGCAGGTACCCACCCTGACCGGTTTCTCAACAGCGGTGCGAAACATTGGGCAGGTCGAGAACAAAGGAATAGAATTTGCCCTGTCGACGCGGAACATCGACGGGTCAGGCACGGGCTTCACCTGGACAACCGACCTCAACCTGTCGTTCAACCGCAACAAGGTGCTGGCCCTCGGACCCACGGGCGATGCCATCCGGAGTGGTACGGGCGTTGGCGAAACCAACATCACCGTAATCGGCCAGCCGCTGGGAAGTTTTTACGGCTATCAACAACTGGGCATCTTTCAAAACCAGGCTGAGCTGGACGCTTACCCGCACTTTGCCGACAGCCGCCCCGGCGACGTGAAGTTTGCGGACGTGAACGGAGACGGCAAACTGACCGCCGACGACCGGACGCTGATTGGCAACAACCAGCCCGATTTTATCTACGGCATCACCAACTCCCTCTCGTTTAAGGGCTTCGACCTGAACATTGTGGCGCAGGGTGTTCAGGGCGGGCAGATCCTCAACCTGTCGCGCCGGTTCTACGAAAACCTGGAAGGAAATGCCAATTCGCTCACGACGGTACTGAACCGCTGGCGCTCCGAGCAGAACCCCGGCGACGGTAAAACCCCACGGGCCAACACCCGCTCCACGGGCAATAACAACCAGGTATCGAGCCGGTGGGTGGAAAGCGCTACGTATTTCCGCATCCGGAACATTACCCTGGGCTACAACGTACCGCGGACGCCTTTGCAAAAGATAAAAGTGCAGTCGCTACGGGTCTACGCCGGGGTGCAGAACGCCATTACGTTTTCGAAGTACCTGGCTTACAACCCGGAAGTGAGTGGCTATGAAGGACCGCTCACGGGCGGTGTCGATTACGGCTCTTACCCACTGGCCCGTACCTACACCATTGGCCTGAACCTGGGCTTCTAATCGTTCTGTCCTCATTTATTCTTCATGTCCCATGAAAACGAAATATATCCTTGCCGGCCTGCTGACCCTGAGCCTAAGCGCCTGTAAAGAGCAGTTTCTGGCCCTGTCGCCCATTTCGGCGGTTGGTACAACGTCCTTTTTCAAGACCCAGTCCGATGTGCTGACGGCGCTCAATGGGGCCTATGGTGCGCTACAGTTCGGCGGTCAGTACGGCCAGCTGTACGTCGTAGCCGAAATACCCTCCGACGATACCACACCCGTTCTGTCGGGGTCGGTGACGGACCAGGACGAGTTCGACAAATTCTACGTCCGCACCACCAACCCCTTCACGCTGGCCCGCTGGAGCGACGGCTACCGGGGTATTTACCGAACCAACGCCGTCATTGACCGCACGGCTGGGGTAACGATGGACGAAACGATCAAAAAGCGCGTTGTGGGCGAAGCGAAGTTTCTGCGGGCGCTGATGTATTTTAACCTGGTACGGGTCTTTGGCGATGTGCCGCTGGTGCTGACCGAAATTACCGACCCGTTGCAGGGCTATGAGTACGGCCGGGCCCCGGTAGCCGATGTGTATGCCCAGATCGTCAAAGACCTGACCGATGCCGAAGCGGCCTTACCCGTTTCGTATACCGGCGCCGATGTTGGCCGGGCCACGAACGGAGCTGCCAAAAGCCTGCTGGGCAAGGTGTATCTGACGCAGAAGCGCTACGCCGAAGCTGCTGCAAAGCTGAAAGAAGTAATTGACCGGGGTACCTACTCCCTGCAGCCCAACTACGCCGATCTCTTCAAACCGGCCAATAAGAACGGGCGCGAGTCGATCTTCGAAGTGCAGTACAAGAAAGGCAATATCGGCGAGGGTAGCGGCTTTGCCAACGCCTACGCGCCCGAGAACTCCGGCAACGCGGTTATCACCTTCGGCGGGGGTGGCAACAACCGGCCAACGCCCGACCTGGATACCAGCTACGAAACGGGCGACCCGCGCCGGAACGTATCGCTGGCGAGCAGCTACATCAACAGCAGCGGGGTGAAAGTCGACTATTACTACGTTAAAAAATACGCCGATCCACCAGTCGTCAACGGCGATTCGGACGACAACTGGTACGTGCTGCGCTACGCCGATGTGCTTCTGATGTATGCCGAAGCGCTGAACGAAACGGGTAAACCCGCCGAAGCCCTGCCCTTCCTGAATCAGGTTCGGAAGCGGGTAGGACTGGCCGACAGGGCGATCGCGGACCAGGCTGGTCTTCGGCTGGCCCTTGAGCAGGAACGGCGGGTCGAGCTCGCCTTTGAAGGCCACCGCTGGTTCGATCTGGTCCGGACGGGACGGGCGCTGCCGGTGATGCAGGCAAAAGCCGCGACGATTGGCATTAAAACGGCCCTGAGCGAAAACAACCTCGTTTTCCCGATTCCGCAGAGCCAAATTGACATTAACCCAGGCAAAATCAAGCAGAATCCGGGTTATTAAAGAGGAAAGCCAGGGATGACTCATGGTGCATGAGTCATCCCTGGCTTTCCAAACCGATAGTGTATGGGCTTGCCGACAGACGGGCCAACGCTACGGTATGGGGTTGCTTTCCGACCTGCCCCCGACACCCAGTCGGGCCACTATACAGACCTTACAGCTTACGCGCCTGCGCATCCCGGATATACACGTCGCCATCTTCGGGTAGCAGGAAACGCTGCCCGACCAGTTGCTGTACCGATTTCCGGACGGCTGCTACGTAGGCCTCGTGCGTTGGGTAACGCTCCGCTACCGACAGGCGCGGGTCCTTCGCCAGCAGTCGGTCGGCTTTGGTTCGTTGGAAGGGAATGGACTGCCCCGCCCCTTCGCAGCCGTCATCCCCGCCAAAATCGGATCGGCGTAACGCCCAGCCGGTAGTCGTGGCGATGGGAACAGCCACGGGCGGCAGTCGAATGCCGGCTAGTTCATTGCCGTCTTTATCGACCCGGGAAACAAAAGTAACGTAGCTGGGCCGTTCTGCTACGCCCATTGGGAAACGCGTTATAATGCCCTCACTGAACGAGGGGCCAAAGTCGAGCAGGTAGCGGGTCGTGACGAGACCCGTGTAGGTCACGCCCGGCAGCGTAGGCCAGCCCAGGGTCGCCTGTGGCACCACACCCGTTTGGGACCCCGGCTGCGGCCGGGCCAAAGCCGCCGTTTTTTCACCCTGCCGGGGCACCTGGCTAGCCGGGGGCGCAATGCCTTTTGTTACCCAGTCATCCAGCGCTACGAAGAGAGCCCGCAGGGCCGGTTCGCCATTGGTCGGGTTCTGAAATTGCTGGCAGATGCCCCTACTGGTTTCGTTACCCGTTCCGTGCTGCGCCCCGGCAATCAGATAAAACCGAACATTATCGGGGTCGGGCAGGTCGTTGCCCTGGCTGTCTGTATGCAGCAGCGAAGCGGCTTTCACCCAATATTCGTTCGAGGAGTTGATTTCGAAAACCTTCGGGCAGGTGTTGCTGGCGGTGCACCGGGCCAGCCGACCGGCCGTTTTCCCCGTCAATGAATCAGTCAGGACAGGGTACGCAAACGGAAAAACCCCTTCCGGATACAGGTGATTCTGACGGTTGCGCTCCGTCCGCGACGGCTGGGCAAAGCGGTAGTTGAGGGCAATGCCACTGGCCCCGCCCAGCCAGTTTTCGATGCCGTCCAGCACCCGCCGGTTCTGTTCGTCGGCATTGAAGCCCAGCGTCTGAAAATCATTGGCGTAGCGGGCAGGCTGCGAGAGCGCGTAGGAAAAGGTGTAACGGATATCGTTCGCCAGTGGGTTGGGATTACCAACATCGTCGGTGGTTGCGTACCGCAGAAACGAAACAAAATCGCGCGTAGCGGCAAAACCAATCCCGGCCACAAGCGGGTCTTTGGCCAGGTAGTGAAATTCATACACCGCACTCTGCCGGAAAGGCGTACCGGCGGGCAACAGCCGGATCGTTTTATCGTCGGCATATTCCCAGCCATCGGCCGCTATGACCGCCGGACTGTCACCCAACCGATCGCGCACGGTAAGCGTAGCCTTCGATTGATCCAGGGTAGCCGCCGAATACGCGAGCGGATAGGTCGTTGACGTTGCGTTGTCGAAGGAGATGTACTCATAGGAGGGGCCGGTAATGGACGACCCGTCGGCGTTGCGGGCAACGGGCACGCTGATGGTCAGATTATTATTGACCGGCGCGGCCGAGCAGTCCCACCCGTTCCAGGCCAGGGTATAGCCCCTGTTCATCAGAAACCCTTCGCCGGCCTGGGTAGCGGTGGTCGGGTCGTTGCCGCCACTGCTTTTGTTGAATCCGCCAATGAGTTTACCGCCCCGGTTGTTCAACTCCAGAACCAGTTTATGGTTGCCTTTGCTGAGGTCAACGGGTTTAAGGATATAAATGTCCATCACGTAGGCGACCATACCCGTTGCGGTGCGCGGTGCCCGGCTAATGTCCGTGATAAGCGCGTTGGACGGACTGGCGGGATCGAGTTCCCCGTAGGCTTTTCCCCGCAGTTTTTCGTAGGTACCCACCCGCCCAAAGGTTCGACCATCAAACGTGGGCGACTGAACGCTGGTGATCTCGATACGAACAATTCGGGCCCGGGCCGGACAGGTGAGCACAACGGAAAGGAGCAGTGAAATGAACAAACGGGTGCGTGAAGTCATGGAAGGTGGGTTGGCCAGAGCAACGGATCAGAAAGCCGGTAGCGTTATGGTCACTAAAGCGGAAACCCCGGTTTATCTTTACCGGCCGGGCAACATACGTGCCTCCGGGCAACGGGTTCGGCACCAGCCATTGCCCGTTATTGGCTGAGCCAGCGGTACGCTATGGACCCACGGTGCCGTTTGTCCCGGCCCCGCACCAGTTACCCCCCGCGAGGGTCGATTGAGTCCGGCAATTTACTACGTTCGTGCTTCACTAAACAACGTACTGCAATGGCCGTAAACGCAAAACACCTGGCTACCTTCATTTTGGGGGCGGCCGCCGGGGTCGCTCTCAATAAATACCTGCAAACGGAAGACGGCGAAAAAATGCTGACCGACCTTAAAGAGAAAGGCAATCAGCTCAAAACAGAGGCAGAAGGTGCCATTGAGAACGCACCCGACTATTTCGAGAAGCTAAAGACGCAGCTTGCTGAATTCCTGACGACCAATTTTCCCAATGCCCAGCAAGCCGTCGACGATGTACTCGGCAGGACCGTGAATGCCAACGCGCCCGCCGGGCAGGCCGATGGGCCGCAGGGCACAACCGGCAACGTACCGGGCTAACAAAAGCCGATGCTGCATTTAATGACCGCGCCATCGGCTACATAGCCGGTGGCGCGGTCATTAAATGCAGCATCGTAACGATTTATCAGAGCCCAGAAGTAACGTCTAATCGCCATCCTTGCTCGGTTGGGAATCCGCAAAAGTGAGGGGTATACGGGCTAACACGAGTTCGCTGAAAAAGCAGATGTTACAGCTATTGTACAGAATAGCGTAGTTGCCTGGTACATATCATTATGCCGGAAGGGCCTATGGCCTGGTACTGTCGCCCCGGACCCTAATGCTGTCCACCGGCAGCGTAGGTGACACGCATTCCCCGAGCAACCGGCCGGCCAACCAAGTAGCTTACTCGTCCGGATCAACCCGGTTACGGGTAGAGCCGGGAAGGTTCCAGTGGTACCGCAGGGCCAGCATCCGTACGGTAAAACAGGTGGCTATGGCCAGGATGGATACCCAATCGGCCGATACCCACTTCAGGTAGTTCCCCAGCACCACCAGCAACGCCCCCAGCAGGGCCGCCGATGCATAGATCTCCTTTTCCAAAATAACGGGAACCCGGTTAAGCAGGATATCCCGCAGGACCCCTCCACCCACGGCGGAGGTGGTACCCAGCAGTACCGCCACCTGGGCATTGTGCCCATAGGACAGAACCTTTTCGGCCCCCGTAACGGCGAACAGCGACAAACCCAACGCGTCGAACAGAATGACCGGGTGGTTAATCCGCTGAACAACGGGATACAGTCCAACTGTCAGACCGGTGGCAGCGATAGAGGCCGCCAGGTAATACCAGGTTGCAAGTCCGGCCGGGGGCACAGCGCCGATGCAGAGATCCCGGATGATACCGCCCCCGCAGGCAACCGTGAAGGCAAGGGTACAGATCCCGAACAGGTCGAGGCCGCGCTGCCGGGCTGCCGTAGCCCCGCTTATGGCAAACACGAACGTACCAGCCAGGTCAAGAACGGTATACAGCGAATGTAATTTATCCATCGTTACGCTCGCAGGCCAAGCATGTTAAGGGCGTTCTCCGGCAGGATCAGCGGCTTTATTTCCTCTTTAAATCCGGCCTTATGGAAATCCTTCCGCCATCGTTCCGGTATGATCAGGGGGACATCGGTACTGAACAGGATACGTTGCTTCAGCTGGGGTGAGACATGGACGGGCGACCCGACGGTAAACATCACGAACGCCATGTTCAGGGGTCGGTAGCCGTCATGCGGTTGTCGGCACGGCACCTCCGCGTGCGTATGAACATCGATGGCAACAATTTTATCGAGGTCAGTCATAAGGTCTGTTGTTGAGATCGTTGCCCGTGTGAAGGCCGGGTCAGGCTGTTCACGTCACTTTCTTGCGGACAAGGTACGCAGGGCAGCTGGGCAACATCCGAATTTACGTTAGTCAACGAAACCGGCTTTGGGTTTTACGCCCGTTTTCGCCCAGGTGCGCAGGGCATCAAAAGCTTTCCCGGTTTGCTGGGGCGTAAAATTGCAATGTCCCTGCCCATTGGTATACAGGACGGTGAAAAAGCGGTCGGCCCCTTTCTGGTGCACCATATTCTCGAAGTTGACGACACCATACGTGGGTGGAATCAGCTGGTCGTAAATCGTGTGCATCAGTAGAACGGGTTTGCTGATGGCACCCGTCCGGTCATATTTGCCAAAGATGTCGTCCGGGCTGACAGTAGCCGCCAGCCGTTCGGCTTTCCGGTTCACGACCAGGTCATCAGGGAAGCCACTGTATACGGTGTTGGTATTGTCGAACGGATTGCCCCCGGCCTTCCTGGCCAGATCCCGGAGCACATTTTCGTTGAAAAACAGAGAGAACGGCAGGTCATCGAGCTTCAGGTCGAACCGCTTTGCAAACGCCACGGCCAGCAGCGAATCGGTCCCGACGATGGCTTTCCGGATCTCCTTGGCGCGGGCCACCATATTCCGGGGGTTCTGGCCCTGGCTCGGGGTCGAGGTGTTGAACAGGTCGGTAAGGGAGGTAACGACACCGGGAAACAAGCCATTGAAGGTGGCATACATATCAAATTCTTTCCGGCACTGCAGGTAGGGCCGGCTCGACAGCGGGCAGAGGGGAAGCCCGGCGTTATAGGATGCGCCGAAGTTTTCGAGGGTAGCCAGTGTAACCCCGCCCCCCATCGAATGGCCTACCATGAACAGCGAGTCGGGTTTGCCGTATTTGTTGACGAAATACGTACGGAGTGCTTCCGTGTCATCAACACCCTGCGCCAGGGCCAGGCCCTGGTACTGATAGTCGGAAGCAGCTACGGCAAATCCGCGATCCAGAAACGGCTTCATGCGCCCTACAAACTCCGGGTTCTCACTCTGGGCCGGTTTCGTACCCATAAACTCATAGCCGTGGGCATACATGATCAGCTTCCCTTTCCAGTTGGCGGGAAACAGTATCCGGTATTTTGCGCCATTGATCCGGCCCGAATCGATTTTCGGCACAACAGGTTGCGCGAACAGACTTGCCGAGAGCAGAACCAGCACGAAAGTCAAGCAGCGGTTTCTCATGGCGTTCCCCATACTTTAGTAGCCGTGTTCACCACCAGTTCCAGTTTCCGCCACTGGTCATCGTGGGTCAGGTCATTGCCGTGGTGCGTACTCGAAAAGCCACACTGGGGACTCACGCACAGGTTTTCGATCGGCATGTATTTAGCCGCCTGGTCAATGCGCTCGGCCATATCGTCAACGCGTTCCAGCGCCTTCACTTTTGACGAGACAATACCCAGCACCACCATTTTATTGTCGGGAACGAAGCGCAGCGGGGCGAAGTCACCACTACGTTCGTCGTCATATTCCAGAAAATAAGCATCGACATTAATGGCATTGAAAAGGATTTCGGCAACGGGTTCGTAGCCGCCTTCGGCAAACCAGGTACTCCGGTAGTTACCCCGGCAGAGGTGGATACCTACCGTCAGGTCGTCGGGTCGCCCGTCAATGACTGAGTTGATCAGGGCAGCATAGGTGCGCGGGAGTTCGTCCGGGTCTTCGCCCCGCTCCACGGCAGCCGCCCGCATTTTAGGGTCGCAGAGGTACGCCAGATTCGTATCGTCCAGCTGCAGATACCGCAGGCCAGCCTGGTACAGATGGTCGATCTCCTCCCGGTAGGCCGCGGCCAGGTCGTGGAAGAACAGGTCCATATCGGGATACGAGTTGATGTCAATCGACTTACGCCCCCCCGGAAGTGCACCATCGTCGGCGACGGAATCGACACTTTGGGCGTCTGGCTCACCACCGATTTCAGGTAATTGAAATCGGCCACCTGAATATCGTGTACGTGTTTCAGTTTACCGGTGACGCTCAGTTTGGGTGGCGTAAAGCCGTCTTCGGCGGCTTTGGCAGCCGGATTGGCGTCGATACCAC is a window from the Spirosoma rigui genome containing:
- a CDS encoding YtxH domain-containing protein; this encodes MAVNAKHLATFILGAAAGVALNKYLQTEDGEKMLTDLKEKGNQLKTEAEGAIENAPDYFEKLKTQLAEFLTTNFPNAQQAVDDVLGRTVNANAPAGQADGPQGTTGNVPG
- a CDS encoding trimeric intracellular cation channel family protein produces the protein MDKLHSLYTVLDLAGTFVFAISGATAARQRGLDLFGICTLAFTVACGGGIIRDLCIGAVPPAGLATWYYLAASIAATGLTVGLYPVVQRINHPVILFDALGLSLFAVTGAEKVLSYGHNAQVAVLLGTTSAVGGGVLRDILLNRVPVILEKEIYASAALLGALLVVLGNYLKWVSADWVSILAIATCFTVRMLALRYHWNLPGSTRNRVDPDE
- a CDS encoding alpha/beta hydrolase family protein, whose amino-acid sequence is MRNRCLTFVLVLLSASLFAQPVVPKIDSGRINGAKYRILFPANWKGKLIMYAHGYEFMGTKPAQSENPEFVGRMKPFLDRGFAVAASDYQYQGLALAQGVDDTEALRTYFVNKYGKPDSLFMVGHSMGGGVTLATLENFGASYNAGLPLCPLSSRPYLQCRKEFDMYATFNGLFPGVVTSLTDLFNTSTPSQGQNPRNMVARAKEIRKAIVGTDSLLAVAFAKRFDLKLDDLPFSLFFNENVLRDLARKAGGNPFDNTNTVYSGFPDDLVVNRKAERLAATVSPDDIFGKYDRTGAISKPVLLMHTIYDQLIPPTYGVVNFENMVHQKGADRFFTVLYTNGQGHCNFTPQQTGKAFDALRTWAKTGVKPKAGFVD
- a CDS encoding uroporphyrinogen decarboxylase/cobalamine-independent methonine synthase family protein, producing the protein MDLFFHDLAAAYREEIDHLYQAGLRYLQLDDTNLAYLCDPKMRAAAVERGEDPDELPRTYAALINSVIDGRPDDLTVGIHLCRGNYRSTWFAEGGYEPVAEILFNAINVDAYFLEYDDERSGDFAPLRFVPDNKMVVLGIVSSKVKALERVDDMAERIDQAAKYMPIENLCVSPQCGFSSTHHGNDLTHDDQWRKLELVVNTATKVWGTP